A portion of the Salvelinus alpinus chromosome 33, SLU_Salpinus.1, whole genome shotgun sequence genome contains these proteins:
- the LOC139563286 gene encoding zinc finger protein 280C-like isoform X1 produces MSELFMECEEEELEPWQRQTPEDNLLGDGKHDDDDDDEPIFVGELSTSKGTINTRPTNNQRNVKTTPVQSGGVGRPRASRMTMTHNSPQAHITRGPVPQNIIIPGKGLNNAPRPLTAVPPQPIIINNQGYIMTTPQLPANSAFLASLGKQYPPGTSFTVVPAGQQHILQQVTPGKPLPGVIHRPQVHMIHNNVVTLSNVQGPAALSSQPNRPNSTNLQIVSPVIQAKGNSWDYGKRGLPQDQNSTAKKAKQDIGSPHAQEILENGARFCKKCPKCKFDFYQQVVMKDHMVKCCPHLLECVFPSTPKSTYLFASKRIMLVTDFYYGRFEGDKLKLQQQKTPFTYKCQSCLKVLKNNVRFMNHMKHHLELEKQNSESWESHTTCQHCYRQYSTPFQLQCHVESAHSMVESSTNCKICELAFESEQVLLEHMKDNHKPGEMPYVCQVCNYRSSFFTDVDTHFRTVHENTKDLLCPFCLKVLKSGHVYMQHYMKHQKKGINRCGKCRLNFLTYKERVDHKTQHHKTFQKPKALEGLPPGTKVTIRASLTGPSPSSARAADKSSVSVIPEVPGMKAANVKAQSRTSTTQGSSGGKGKGAVSKKLLKQQKNNHVLQSLSTGEKRHTCIECYSEIHDFYSHYPMVAICGACKYRTSCKTSFGNHMIRFHSAISKERFRKMRKIPVVLRNLTLVCLNCDFLADAHGTDLMSKHLIDRPHHVCKVILEKGEGGAVDDGIRGNKQGISALMFPDIQNAETATVSGAFDQFHSVPRLVETSDGLCITPAAERRDGPEVMHVQTQESGRGAVILLDKDDAAVNQLGEAEVQGLPHISTVDQSQGVTQATELETPMESSVEEEQSLQSGPMESETPMESSVEGEQREERALQSATRSPTSSVACELDGETVRLHESLSKPESVSFDDSKVSASLETIPLKVVDQEVKDIVEAKDISSSQSPADIPHQRADDKDIPSSPETLKGSASSE; encoded by the exons ATGTCCGAGCTTTTTATGGAATGTGAGGAAGAGGAGCTGGAGCCGTGGCAGAGACAGACACCAGAAGATAATTTGTTGGGCGACGGTaaacatgatgatgatgacgacgatGAACCTATATTTGTTGGGGAGCTTAGTACTTCAAAGGGCACCATTAACACCAGGCCAA CGAACAACCAAAGAAATGTGAAGACCACCCCAGTTCAAAGTGGCGGAGTTGGGAGACCAAGAGCCTCTAGGATGACAATGACACACAACTCCCCCCAAGCTCATATCACTCGGGGTCCAGTTCCACAGAACATCATAATTCCAGGGAAAGGCTTGAACAATGCACCTCGACCCTTAACAGCAGTACCACCACAGCCCATCATTATCAACAACCAG GGTTACATTATGACCACACCACAGTTACCGGCCAACTCAGCTTTCCTCGCTTCCCTTGGGAAACAGTATCCCCCTGGGACATCTTTCACTGTGGTTCCAG CAGGCCAGCAGCACATTCTGCAGCAGGTGACTCCAGGGAAGCCTTTACCTGGGGTTATCCACAGGCCTCAAGTGCACATGATCCACAACAACGTAGTGACCTTGTCCAATGTGCAGGGCCCCGCTGCATTGTCTTCCCAGCCCAACCGCCCAAATTCTACCAACCTCCAGATTGTGTCCCCAGTTATTCAAGCCAAAGGCAACAGCTGGG ACTATGGCAAACGAGGTTTACCTCAAGACCAAAACAGCACAGCTAAAAAAGCTAAGCAGGACATAG GGTCTCCCCACGCCCAGGAGATATTAGAGAATGGGGCACGTTTCTGTAAAAAATGTCCAAAGTGTAAATTTGATTTCTACCAACAAGTTGTCATGAAAGATCACATGGTG AAATGTTGTCCTCACCTGTTGGAGTGTGTCTTCCCCTCAACCCCGAAGTCTACTTACCTTTTTGCAAGCAAGCGCATCATGCTTGTCACAGACTTCTACTATGGTAGATTTGAGGGAGACAAACTAAAATTGCAGCAGCAGAAGACCCCATTTACCTATAAGTGCCAGAGCTGTTTGAAAGTACTCAAGAACAATGTCAG GTTCATGAACCACATGAAGCACCATCTGGAGCTAGAGAAGCAGAACAGTGAGAGCTGGGAAAGCCACACTACCTGTCAACACTGCTACCGGCAGTACTCAACCCCATTCCAGCTGCAGTGCCACGTCGAGAGTGCCCACAGCATGGTTGAATCTTCAA CCAATTGCAAGATATGTGAATTAGCCTTTGAGTCTGAGCAAGTGCTCCTGGAACACATGAAGGACAATCACAAGCCTGGAGAGATGCCATATGTCTGCCAG GTGTGCAACTACAGGTCTTCATTCTTTACCGATGTGGACACACACTTCCGTACGGTGCATGAAAACACAAAGGATCTCCTTTGTCCTTTCTGCCTTAAAGTTCTTAAAAGTGGTCATGTCTACATGCAGCACTATATGAAGCATCAG AAAAAAGGAATTAATCGTTGCGGGAAATGCAGGCTGAATTTCCTCACCTACAAGGAGCGAGTGGATCACAAGACTCAGCACCATAAGACTTTCCAAAAACCCAAAGCTCTGGAGGGCCTTCCTCCTGGAACCAAG GTGACTATCCGGGCCTCTCTGACAGGGCCATCGCCCAGTTCCGCCCGTGCTGCTGACAAATCCAGTGTCAGTGTCATACCAGAGGTCCCAGGCATGAAGGCAGCCAATGTAAAAGCTCAGAGCCGTACATCTACCACACAGGGCAGCAGTGGGGGGAAAGGCAAGGGCGCAGTGAGCAAAAAGCTCCTCAAGCAGCAGAAGAACAACCATGTGTTGCAGAGTCTCAG TACTGGAGAAAAACGACACACCTGCATTGAGTGCTACTCGGAGATTCATGACTTCTATAGTCACTATCCCATGGTTGCCATTTGTGGTGCATGCAAGTATCGGACGAGTTGCAAAACTTCATTTGGAAACCACATGATAAG GTTCCATAGTGCCATCTCAAAAGAGAGATTCCGGAAAATGAGGAAAATCCCAGTTGTCCTAAG GAATTTAACCCTTGTCTGTCTGAACTGTGACTTCCTGGCTGATGCGCATGGAACTGACCTCATGAGCAAGCATTTGATTGACAGACCACACCACGTCTGTAAGGTCATACTAGAGAAAG GAGAAGGTGGTGCTGTAGATGACGGCATTAGAGG AAATAAGCAAGGGATCTCTGCTCTGATGTTCCCTGATATCCAG AATGCTGAAACTGCCACAGTGAGTGGTGCTTTTGACCAATTCCACAG CGTTCCCAGATTGGTGGAGACCTCCGATGGCTTGTGTATCACCCCAGCTGCTGAAAGAAGGGATGGGCCAGAGGTAATGCATGTTCAGACCCAAGAGTCAGGAAGAGGTGCTGTAATTCTACTAGACAAAGACGATGCAGCAGTTAACCAGCTAGGAGAGGCAGAAGTGCAAGGGCTTCCACATATCTCTACAGTGGATCAGAGCCAGGGAGTCACACAGGCTACAGAGCTAGAAACACCCATGGAAAGTTCAGTTGAGGAAGAACAGTCTTTGCAGTCAGGGCCCATGGAAAGTGAAACACCAATGGAAAGCTCAGTTGAGGGGGAGCAGAGGGAGGAGCGGGCTTTGCAGTCAGCGACCAGGTCCCCCACTAGTTCTGTGGCCTGTGAGTTAGATGGGGAGACGGTGCGTTTGCATGAGTCATTAAGCAAACCGGAATCTGTGAGCTTTGACGACAGTAAGGTCAGCGCTTCCCTGGAGACCATCCCCTTAAAGGTTGTAGACCAAGAGGTGAAAGATATCGTGGAAGCAAAGGACATCTCATCCTCTCAAAGTCCAGCTGACATCCCGCATCAGAGGGCAGACGACAAAGACATTCCCTCCAGTCCTGAAACACTGAAGGGATCGGCATCCTCGGAGTAG
- the LOC139563286 gene encoding zinc finger protein 280C-like isoform X2 — translation MSELFMECEEEELEPWQRQTPEDNLLGDGKHDDDDDDEPIFVGELSTSKGTINTRPTNNQRNVKTTPVQSGGVGRPRASRMTMTHNSPQAHITRGPVPQNIIIPGKGLNNAPRPLTAVPPQPIIINNQGYIMTTPQLPANSAFLASLGKQYPPGTSFTVVPGQQHILQQVTPGKPLPGVIHRPQVHMIHNNVVTLSNVQGPAALSSQPNRPNSTNLQIVSPVIQAKGNSWDYGKRGLPQDQNSTAKKAKQDIGSPHAQEILENGARFCKKCPKCKFDFYQQVVMKDHMVKCCPHLLECVFPSTPKSTYLFASKRIMLVTDFYYGRFEGDKLKLQQQKTPFTYKCQSCLKVLKNNVRFMNHMKHHLELEKQNSESWESHTTCQHCYRQYSTPFQLQCHVESAHSMVESSTNCKICELAFESEQVLLEHMKDNHKPGEMPYVCQVCNYRSSFFTDVDTHFRTVHENTKDLLCPFCLKVLKSGHVYMQHYMKHQKKGINRCGKCRLNFLTYKERVDHKTQHHKTFQKPKALEGLPPGTKVTIRASLTGPSPSSARAADKSSVSVIPEVPGMKAANVKAQSRTSTTQGSSGGKGKGAVSKKLLKQQKNNHVLQSLSTGEKRHTCIECYSEIHDFYSHYPMVAICGACKYRTSCKTSFGNHMIRFHSAISKERFRKMRKIPVVLRNLTLVCLNCDFLADAHGTDLMSKHLIDRPHHVCKVILEKGEGGAVDDGIRGNKQGISALMFPDIQNAETATVSGAFDQFHSVPRLVETSDGLCITPAAERRDGPEVMHVQTQESGRGAVILLDKDDAAVNQLGEAEVQGLPHISTVDQSQGVTQATELETPMESSVEEEQSLQSGPMESETPMESSVEGEQREERALQSATRSPTSSVACELDGETVRLHESLSKPESVSFDDSKVSASLETIPLKVVDQEVKDIVEAKDISSSQSPADIPHQRADDKDIPSSPETLKGSASSE, via the exons ATGTCCGAGCTTTTTATGGAATGTGAGGAAGAGGAGCTGGAGCCGTGGCAGAGACAGACACCAGAAGATAATTTGTTGGGCGACGGTaaacatgatgatgatgacgacgatGAACCTATATTTGTTGGGGAGCTTAGTACTTCAAAGGGCACCATTAACACCAGGCCAA CGAACAACCAAAGAAATGTGAAGACCACCCCAGTTCAAAGTGGCGGAGTTGGGAGACCAAGAGCCTCTAGGATGACAATGACACACAACTCCCCCCAAGCTCATATCACTCGGGGTCCAGTTCCACAGAACATCATAATTCCAGGGAAAGGCTTGAACAATGCACCTCGACCCTTAACAGCAGTACCACCACAGCCCATCATTATCAACAACCAG GGTTACATTATGACCACACCACAGTTACCGGCCAACTCAGCTTTCCTCGCTTCCCTTGGGAAACAGTATCCCCCTGGGACATCTTTCACTGTGGTTCCAG GCCAGCAGCACATTCTGCAGCAGGTGACTCCAGGGAAGCCTTTACCTGGGGTTATCCACAGGCCTCAAGTGCACATGATCCACAACAACGTAGTGACCTTGTCCAATGTGCAGGGCCCCGCTGCATTGTCTTCCCAGCCCAACCGCCCAAATTCTACCAACCTCCAGATTGTGTCCCCAGTTATTCAAGCCAAAGGCAACAGCTGGG ACTATGGCAAACGAGGTTTACCTCAAGACCAAAACAGCACAGCTAAAAAAGCTAAGCAGGACATAG GGTCTCCCCACGCCCAGGAGATATTAGAGAATGGGGCACGTTTCTGTAAAAAATGTCCAAAGTGTAAATTTGATTTCTACCAACAAGTTGTCATGAAAGATCACATGGTG AAATGTTGTCCTCACCTGTTGGAGTGTGTCTTCCCCTCAACCCCGAAGTCTACTTACCTTTTTGCAAGCAAGCGCATCATGCTTGTCACAGACTTCTACTATGGTAGATTTGAGGGAGACAAACTAAAATTGCAGCAGCAGAAGACCCCATTTACCTATAAGTGCCAGAGCTGTTTGAAAGTACTCAAGAACAATGTCAG GTTCATGAACCACATGAAGCACCATCTGGAGCTAGAGAAGCAGAACAGTGAGAGCTGGGAAAGCCACACTACCTGTCAACACTGCTACCGGCAGTACTCAACCCCATTCCAGCTGCAGTGCCACGTCGAGAGTGCCCACAGCATGGTTGAATCTTCAA CCAATTGCAAGATATGTGAATTAGCCTTTGAGTCTGAGCAAGTGCTCCTGGAACACATGAAGGACAATCACAAGCCTGGAGAGATGCCATATGTCTGCCAG GTGTGCAACTACAGGTCTTCATTCTTTACCGATGTGGACACACACTTCCGTACGGTGCATGAAAACACAAAGGATCTCCTTTGTCCTTTCTGCCTTAAAGTTCTTAAAAGTGGTCATGTCTACATGCAGCACTATATGAAGCATCAG AAAAAAGGAATTAATCGTTGCGGGAAATGCAGGCTGAATTTCCTCACCTACAAGGAGCGAGTGGATCACAAGACTCAGCACCATAAGACTTTCCAAAAACCCAAAGCTCTGGAGGGCCTTCCTCCTGGAACCAAG GTGACTATCCGGGCCTCTCTGACAGGGCCATCGCCCAGTTCCGCCCGTGCTGCTGACAAATCCAGTGTCAGTGTCATACCAGAGGTCCCAGGCATGAAGGCAGCCAATGTAAAAGCTCAGAGCCGTACATCTACCACACAGGGCAGCAGTGGGGGGAAAGGCAAGGGCGCAGTGAGCAAAAAGCTCCTCAAGCAGCAGAAGAACAACCATGTGTTGCAGAGTCTCAG TACTGGAGAAAAACGACACACCTGCATTGAGTGCTACTCGGAGATTCATGACTTCTATAGTCACTATCCCATGGTTGCCATTTGTGGTGCATGCAAGTATCGGACGAGTTGCAAAACTTCATTTGGAAACCACATGATAAG GTTCCATAGTGCCATCTCAAAAGAGAGATTCCGGAAAATGAGGAAAATCCCAGTTGTCCTAAG GAATTTAACCCTTGTCTGTCTGAACTGTGACTTCCTGGCTGATGCGCATGGAACTGACCTCATGAGCAAGCATTTGATTGACAGACCACACCACGTCTGTAAGGTCATACTAGAGAAAG GAGAAGGTGGTGCTGTAGATGACGGCATTAGAGG AAATAAGCAAGGGATCTCTGCTCTGATGTTCCCTGATATCCAG AATGCTGAAACTGCCACAGTGAGTGGTGCTTTTGACCAATTCCACAG CGTTCCCAGATTGGTGGAGACCTCCGATGGCTTGTGTATCACCCCAGCTGCTGAAAGAAGGGATGGGCCAGAGGTAATGCATGTTCAGACCCAAGAGTCAGGAAGAGGTGCTGTAATTCTACTAGACAAAGACGATGCAGCAGTTAACCAGCTAGGAGAGGCAGAAGTGCAAGGGCTTCCACATATCTCTACAGTGGATCAGAGCCAGGGAGTCACACAGGCTACAGAGCTAGAAACACCCATGGAAAGTTCAGTTGAGGAAGAACAGTCTTTGCAGTCAGGGCCCATGGAAAGTGAAACACCAATGGAAAGCTCAGTTGAGGGGGAGCAGAGGGAGGAGCGGGCTTTGCAGTCAGCGACCAGGTCCCCCACTAGTTCTGTGGCCTGTGAGTTAGATGGGGAGACGGTGCGTTTGCATGAGTCATTAAGCAAACCGGAATCTGTGAGCTTTGACGACAGTAAGGTCAGCGCTTCCCTGGAGACCATCCCCTTAAAGGTTGTAGACCAAGAGGTGAAAGATATCGTGGAAGCAAAGGACATCTCATCCTCTCAAAGTCCAGCTGACATCCCGCATCAGAGGGCAGACGACAAAGACATTCCCTCCAGTCCTGAAACACTGAAGGGATCGGCATCCTCGGAGTAG